The Eubalaena glacialis isolate mEubGla1 chromosome 3, mEubGla1.1.hap2.+ XY, whole genome shotgun sequence nucleotide sequence TGTTTTCTTCTGTGGGACTTCACTCAAATTACCTTCTCATGGCCTCATTTTATTCATCTGTTAAGGAAATAATTAACATCTATCTCATAGTACAgtcaggaggattaaatgaaataattcattaaaaagcTGGCCCAAATCTGATTACATTTGTAGgacatatccagaataggcaaatccatagagacagagagcagaTTAGAGGttgctggaggctggggagggggaaatgaggagtgaTTGCGGAATGAGTGGGGAGAATTCTTTTGgtgtgaagaaaatgttttagaacCACATagagtggtggttgcacaacattctGACGGTACTAAATGCCACTAAATTGTGCACTGAAATTGACTGATGTGGTGAATTTTTTGTTATGTGAACTAGGTTATGCTATGTGAATACctcaattaaaacaacaacaacaacaacaacaaaaccacctggcacagtgcccaggacatggtaggtgctcaatgaatatctTTTGAATCCTGTGATTTCCTTTTGCTTCAAAatcaaacccaaaccctaaaacttcCTAGGCTCTTCACTGCcccatccaggataatctccactTTCCTCTCATTTATTTCAGGAGCATTTACTGTTGTCATTTTAGATATTAGGGATTTGAAGGGGAACAAGACAGACACAGACCCTACCTCCAGAGTTTACAGGCTCATAGGGCACTCTGACAAGTAAAGAGAAAATCACAGTGCTGTGTGGTCAGGGCTATGGGGGAGAAGGGCCAGGGTCTTCAGGGGGAACAGAGCGGGGAGGAGGGATGCAGACTAGGGTGCATCTAGATAAAGAGGACCTAAGCTGGGGCCCATGTGATGGGAGGAACAGTCAGCCAGGTGGGAGGTGGACATGTGGGGGGAGAGGATGAAGGTTACGGTTGGAGGAAAGCAGGGGTCCCAGGAAGAGCGCACACAAAGCCTGGGAGATGAGAGCATGGTGGGTTCTAGGAATAGGGAACAGATTGGTGTGACTGCAGCAGAGAGTGTGAGGTGTAGGTGGGAGAGTTAGGAAGGGGCCATTGGCGGTAGGAGCTCAGACTGGGAGCCAAGATCTTCCAGGTCCTGCATGAACTGGCCTCCACTTTCCAGCCACAGTTCTACCGTGCCCCACTTGCAAGCCCTGGCAGCAGCCCTTGCTCCGCTGTGCCCTGCGGGTTCCTGTGAACTCCTGTGCCAGCATGGCTTAGCTCATGGAACTCTTCTTCCCTTAGATATTTACTGAGAGCCTGCCCTGCGGCAGGTGCTGGGAACCCAGAGACTGTCAAACTTGTTTCCACCCTGGGAGAGCTCCCCTGCTAGTCTAGTTGGGGAGGCAGCACAGGAAGAAACAATGACAAGATCGTGAAAGCAATGCTGTGACAGACGGTGCTCTGGggatggaggaggcggggcttgCCAGGTGGAGGCGGGGCTTGCTGGGCTAGACGGAGGGCTCTGGGAACGTGACTCCATGAGGGTCTGAAAGGATAAGGAGGCACTCGGCCTGGGGAAGAGGAGCAAGGCAAAAGGTAGAGGTTCAGAGCCTAGCTTTGTGGGGTCACAGGATCCTTGAGATCCAGGTAGAGGCTTGTACCCTGTCCaggtaaacacacatacacacaataacCCCCCAAGGGCACATACACACTCCTCAAAAGGCCTCTGAACTCACACTCCCCGTtgacctccacacacacacacacacacacagagacacgcTTACATACACTTTTGCAGGCAGTTTTGCGTCTTCTTGGCCCCTCTGGCTTTGCCTGGAGAATGCctacccccctcccctctggttcCGGCCGGCCGCCTTCACAGGCCGTCCCTCTTCAACTCTGGACTTCGTACCTGTCACCGGAAATTCACTTGTTTATCAGGGCCGTCAGCTTGAGCTGCTGCCTGCTGAAGACTGCCCCCTCCCTGGATCCCAGCGGCACTAACCCCCCAACCGCCCCCGACCCcggcactgggggtgggggtgaggcctGCGCCAGAAGGTTCTCCGCAATTCTTGGGAAGATGTAGCATTAGTCCTCCCTATTGGAGGCTCTGCTCTCCGCCCTCACCTGCGGCTTCGGCCCCGCCTGGCTGCTGCGTCCCAGGTGAGTCAAGCTGCAGTTCTGGCCCGCCCACCTGGCCGGGTCCTGCCGGCTCTAACTGGAAGCTCCTCCGCGGACCGTGCAGTTCCTACAGGTGGGGAGCAGAGGGAAAGACACTGGGGGGGCCTGGGATGGGGAACCCACAGATCCCCGAGGGCTCCTGGGAGCAGGAAAGGAGCTACAAATCAGGGTGGGGTGCGTGTTTGTCGGTGGAAGAAATGTGACCAGAAGGGGTGGGGTGACAGcctgagggggtgtgtgtgtgtgtgtgtgtccttgggAAGAATTCACAGGGACAGGGCAGGAAGGAAAGGAGTAGgagtaaaatcttaaaaatgtcaGGTTGAATTCAACTCATTTCAATTTAACAAaatcctttttggtttttttttttaggacccAATGCCTAGTGCTGGGCTCGTGGTAGGCACCCAATGAATGTTTGctgatgaatggatgagtgaatgattTACTCCTCCTTTCTAATGACCCCCCACCTACCCTCCCCCCATATTCACTCATCTCACAAACATGTGCGGAGTGGCTGACTGCTAAGCTCTCTGCCAGCGCCAGGGCGCACGCTATTCAGCCCAGCCCCTGACCAGGGAGCTGCCCATCTAGTAACTGGCCAGTTCTGACTGGTGGCTGACTGGGCAGGGCAGTGAAGGGGGTGATGAGGGGGGCCCTGGGACAACCTCACAGGCAGGTATGGTCTGATTTGGCCTTGAGGGATGAGGGACTCAAAAAACTGAGGAGGGGGTGGCTGAGAAACAAGAGGGCaaggcagggtgtgtgtgtgagtgtgtgtgtgtgtgtttgtgtgtgtgtgtgtgtaggggtgtgtgtgtagcACGGGGAGGGAACTGGGGGCTGTGTGCTGGATTGCGTGCTGGATTGCGAGGCCTTGAAGGATGTGTTGAGGAATCTGCACGCAGCCTTGCGGGCCTGGGGAGCTTGGGCAGgatttttaagcaggggagtaatGGGGTCATATTTGAGCCATAGGCCCATCACTCTGAGGAATGGATGAGAGGTGaggagagaccagttaggaggttaTTGCAAGAGTTGAGGTACAAGATGAAGGTGGCTTGGACTGGGGCAGTGGCGGTGGGGTGCAGAGGAGGGGCATAGGCATTCTAGGGATATTGAGAGGAAGAACTCATGGGGCTTGGTGACAATGTGGAGTTGAGGAGGGAGGGCATCATGACAGTATTGATATTAAAGAGTATGGCCGGGTACTCCCCTAAACTAGGTGCTTCTCTCTTAGGTGCTTTCCTAGCCTGGACACTCCTCCCAGGTCCTCCTCTGATTCAGATATCTCCAGCCCCAGCTGTTCCTCCTCCAGGTACTTCTGTAACCCAGATGCTCTTCCTGTAGGTACTCCCCAGAATCAGGTGCTGCTCCCCCAGACACTCCTCTGGCCCAGATGCTCTTCCTCCAGGTATCCTGAGCCTATATGACCTTCCTCCAGATATTCCCTTAATTCAGATGCTCGTCCTTCTCTAGATCCTTCCCAGCCCTAGTGATTCTCAGCCAGATATTTTCCTGATCCAGTTGATTTACATTTGGCTACTCCTAGAATACAGCTCCCCGCCCCCTGGGGCAGAGGTGAAAGGACAAGGAATGTGCCTGAAGGGCTGAGGGTAGCGGTGGTGGGTGTGGACGCAGGGCTTCTGACTCAGGAGCAGAGGGGCCAGGCTGTGTCTGGAGCTTCCTGTCCTGGGTGGAGCCCAGCACCGCCCTCCATGCGTGGTCTCCACTTTGCCCATTAGCTCCCAGCAGTTGCTGTCGTCCAACCTCTAGAAGCCAGGACTGCCTCTGCCCCACCTACCATCCTCAGCTTACCAAGCAGGGGAGCAGCCTGGGCTCTGGGCCCTGGCatcagagacctgggttcaagtgcTGGGACTTTGGCTGAGTTAAttcacctttctgggcctcagagtCCTCACCTGGAGAGTGGGGATAATGTTTATGCCCACATTACAAGGTTCTGTAAGCACGTTGCCTGTTGACTGAATCATAAGTTGTGCTCAGTAAATTCCAGCATTGAGTTATTTTTCCAGCCACTTCCGGGTGTTCCCTTACAAACAGCCAATTTCCGTGGCTCGGCTTGTTTTTCTCCTGCGGGCAGCTGGTTATGGTCAATTGTCCAGTCTCTGGAGTTTGTGCAGCGCCCTCACGCAGCTGTGAGTGTGGCCTGGAACATGCGCCCTGTTGCCATCCCTGACATCCAAACGTATGTGTATGTTCCAGGACTCTGTGCCCTGCGGCTGCCTGGCATCTGGGAGTCTCCTTAGAGCCAGGGCTCTTCTGGCAGAGGCTGAGGCTCACTAGTGTCTTCTGGCCCCTCAATGAGTGAGGCAAACCGAAGTGAGTGAcagtgggagggaggctgaggaggGGATTGGGTACCCCTTAGATGCTGAGGTTGGGGGGAGGAACTTGCCCCACTCCTCTCAGTTTCCCCAGGGAGCCAATCCGGGGCCCCATCCCTAACACTGTCCCTTTCTCTACAGCCACTGTGGAGCCCTCAGAGCTCCCCACAGCATCCGCCGTATCCCCTGGACTGGGCAGCGGGGCCCGGGCATGGCCTGTGCTGGTAGGGGTCGTGCTGGGGGCTGTGGTCCTTTCTCTCCTCATCGCACTTGCTGCCAAATGCCACCTCTGCCGCAAATACCGTGCCAGCTACCAGCACCGCCCGCTGTCTGGGACAGGGAAAGGGGTCCGCCCCGAGGTGGGTGAAGATGAGGATGACGATGGCTTCATCGAGGACAATTACATTCACCCTGGGGCTGGTgggctggggatggagggaaGTAGGGACCACTTCTCCCTCTGAGCCCTCATCTTCGGACCCCCCCACCCCTATGCCCAACAGCTTAAGGACAGCAGATACTTTGTGGGAACCGCAAGCCTCAGGGACTTGGTGGCTAGGGCTTAAGGGCTGACCAGGGGTAGATCAATCCTCCCTTCCTTGACACTAGCCACCAAAGTGACCATGACCCTCTCTTGCTCAGTAACCCTCAATGGCTCCCTCCTGTTCTTGGGATAAAGTCTACCAAGCCCCTGGCTATGAAATCAGGCCTCTGTCAGCCTTtggtttcctttcctgccttTCCCTACTTTACTCCCTACTTAACCAATTATTTGTTATTCCTCCCCCACCTACCATGCTCTTTCTCCATGGACCTTTGCTCACCCTCTTCCCTTGTCTCCCTGCCCTTCTCTTCTCCCAAGTCCTTTATGACAGCGATGAGAATCCCTGGCCAGTAGACCCCATGGGGACTGCCTACCTGCCAGCATTTCAAATGTGCCCAGGTGATAACATCTTAGCAGGTGAAAATCATTGTGCCAAGTTTCTTagggagatttttttcctatcaatCAAGTGGTAATCTAAATAGTTATAATATATTATGTTTTTCACAGATACTAATaaatctattttcattttaaataaaaatgggaagaagtcactcattttttattttcctgaactgAAACTTGTGCATAAACATGTCCCTTGTCGCTCAAAGCCATGATAGTGCTCGGACATCCCCTCCCTGGGACACCTTCCCAGAGCCCCTCCCTTCCATAACACCTGTGAGTTTCCCTACCAGTCTCTTACCACGtttaattttaatctttattaCAATTTGCACTAACCCCTTACCAGGCTAGACTGTGAATTCTCTGAGGCCACAGTCTGTGCCTTCTTCTGTGTCCTCAGAGTCTCTCACACGgcagatgctaaataaatatttgttgactttgTTGAATTCCCGTGGAGTCTACTGTGGAAGACTTTATCAAGAACCTTGGCAGAGAGGAGAAGGACAGAGTCATGGTTGCTGGGGGGGAGGCAGTTTCAAGACGGCAGAGACTTGAGTTAAGCTTCTTTGGTTGCAAGCAATGGAAAGGAGTTTTGGGGGTGAATTAAAGGGACAGCTGACTCAGGAGGGCAGGAAGCAGGTGGTCCCAGCCGCCTGAGGTCAGGCATGGGACCTCTAGTGCTTTGTCATTTATGGG carries:
- the C3H1orf210 gene encoding type III endosome membrane protein TEMP, producing the protein MSEANRTTVEPSELPTASAVSPGLGSGARAWPVLVGVVLGAVVLSLLIALAAKCHLCRKYRASYQHRPLSGTGKGVRPEVGEDEDDDGFIEDNYIHPGAGGLGMEGSRDHFSL